A window of the Nitrosopumilus ureiphilus genome harbors these coding sequences:
- the leuD gene encoding 3-isopropylmalate dehydratase small subunit, whose translation MEPFKNISSIITPLDKVNVDTDQIVPKQFLKLVQKSGFGKFLFFNWRYDEAENKKSDFVLNDPKYGGSKILVVGDNFGCGSSREHAVWALKDYGFSVIIAPSFADIFFSNCFKNGLLPISLDEETVDILQKETGPVSVDLEKQTIKTSTQEIHFDIDSHMRKILLEGLDDIAQTFQYEDKITEFEKNSKIPSVL comes from the coding sequence ATGGAGCCTTTTAAAAACATCTCAAGCATCATTACACCACTGGATAAGGTAAATGTGGACACTGATCAAATTGTCCCAAAACAATTCCTAAAATTAGTCCAAAAGTCCGGATTTGGAAAGTTCTTGTTCTTTAATTGGCGATATGATGAGGCAGAAAACAAAAAATCTGATTTTGTCTTAAATGATCCAAAATATGGTGGCTCTAAAATCCTAGTAGTTGGAGATAATTTTGGGTGCGGTTCTAGTCGTGAGCATGCCGTTTGGGCTCTAAAAGACTATGGTTTTTCAGTAATAATCGCACCATCCTTTGCTGATATCTTCTTTAGCAACTGCTTCAAAAATGGTCTTTTACCAATTTCGCTTGATGAAGAAACAGTTGATATTCTACAAAAAGAAACAGGCCCAGTCAGCGTTGACTTGGAAAAGCAAACCATCAAAACTTCCACTCAAGAAATTCATTTTGATATTGATTCTCATATGAGAAAAATTCTTCTAGAAGGACTAGATGACATTGCACAAACTTTTCAATATGAAGATAAAATTACAGAGTTTGAAAAAAATTCTAAAATCCCATCTGTTTTATAA
- a CDS encoding nucleotidyltransferase family protein: MKAIILAGGKGTRGKPYTEYFPKAMTPINGKPLIDYVVKYLKSFSFIKEVIIISDFTGLGGQIKNYYENQKGTAFVQDSQSGTGGDLLHIENKLKGESEFVLWFADNLCAINLKKMHEQFVDKKSVACIATRSKRKEETGFAVVEDGIIKEFKEKPLMKLQLSECLGIYMLGSDVIERIKAKSKQKEINLSFDILQQLSREGKISAYDIGEIEWIDAESPMVLERNEKTVKKIIKQMGF; encoded by the coding sequence GTGAAGGCTATAATTTTAGCTGGCGGCAAAGGAACTAGAGGCAAGCCATACACCGAATATTTTCCAAAGGCAATGACGCCAATTAATGGAAAGCCGCTAATTGACTATGTTGTAAAATATCTAAAATCATTTAGTTTCATAAAAGAGGTCATCATAATTTCTGATTTTACTGGATTGGGAGGTCAAATCAAAAACTATTACGAGAATCAAAAAGGCACCGCCTTTGTTCAAGACTCACAAAGTGGTACAGGCGGAGATTTGCTGCACATCGAGAATAAACTCAAAGGTGAATCAGAATTTGTCTTGTGGTTTGCGGATAACTTGTGTGCCATCAATCTAAAAAAGATGCATGAGCAGTTTGTCGATAAAAAAAGTGTGGCATGTATTGCAACAAGATCAAAAAGAAAAGAAGAGACAGGATTTGCAGTAGTTGAAGATGGAATAATTAAAGAATTCAAAGAAAAACCACTAATGAAATTGCAGCTCTCCGAATGTCTAGGAATCTACATGTTAGGATCGGATGTTATTGAAAGAATAAAGGCCAAGTCAAAACAAAAAGAGATCAATTTGTCATTTGATATTTTACAGCAACTATCAAGAGAGGGAAAAATTAGTGCATATGACATTGGAGAAATAGAATGGATTGATGCAGAATCTCCAATGGTTTTAGAGAGAAATGAGAAAACAGTAAAGAAGATTATAAAACAGATGGGATTTTAG
- the rpsI gene encoding 30S ribosomal protein S9 yields the protein MTTPKTEIYFATRKRASAHVYITKGQGKVRINNVPVEMIPQETVREVILGPLEITGDLRDKIDISVRVRGGGFMGQASAAATGITRALIGWTKSKKEPKEHPLPKSTREDLRKRITDFDKYLVSGDARQKEPKKFGGPGARRRKQKSYR from the coding sequence ATGACAACTCCAAAAACTGAAATTTATTTTGCAACTAGAAAGAGAGCTAGTGCACATGTTTACATTACAAAAGGACAAGGCAAAGTAAGAATCAACAATGTTCCAGTTGAAATGATTCCTCAAGAAACTGTCCGTGAAGTAATTTTAGGACCACTAGAAATAACAGGTGACTTGAGGGACAAAATAGATATTTCTGTCAGAGTTAGAGGCGGAGGTTTTATGGGTCAAGCCAGTGCAGCTGCAACTGGAATTACCAGAGCACTAATTGGATGGACTAAATCTAAGAAAGAGCCAAAAGAGCATCCACTTCCAAAATCAACTAGAGAAGATCTTCGAAAACGAATCACTGATTTTGACAAATACCTAGTCAGCGGAGATGCCAGACAGAAAGAACCAAAGAAATTTGGCGGACCTGGTGCTAGAAGAAGAAAGCAAAAATCATACCGTTAG
- the rplM gene encoding 50S ribosomal protein L13 gives MAEQKTVIRTDRPIVVDGTDHIAGRLSSNVAKLLIQGNRVSVVNCEKIMMSGTRANQIKEYREFLEINSIINPKHGPVHYRRPDTVIAKMIRQMLPFDRKPSGKESYQRLRTYIGSPKEIKSLEKIQFEKAKIKKSAANYTSVGELCRVIGWTE, from the coding sequence TTGGCTGAGCAAAAAACAGTAATCAGAACTGACAGACCAATTGTAGTTGACGGAACAGATCACATCGCAGGTAGACTATCATCGAATGTTGCAAAATTGCTAATTCAGGGAAACAGAGTTTCAGTTGTAAATTGTGAAAAAATTATGATGAGCGGTACAAGAGCAAACCAAATCAAAGAATATAGAGAATTTTTAGAAATTAACAGCATTATTAATCCAAAACACGGACCAGTCCACTATAGAAGACCAGACACTGTAATTGCAAAAATGATTCGTCAAATGTTACCATTTGATAGAAAACCATCAGGAAAAGAATCATATCAAAGACTAAGAACTTACATTGGCTCTCCAAAAGAAATTAAATCACTTGAAAAAATTCAATTTGAAAAAGCAAAAATTAAAAAATCTGCAGCAAACTATACATCAGTAGGCGAATTATGCAGAGTAATAGGGTGGACTGAATGA
- a CDS encoding 50S ribosomal protein L18e: protein MTNQVVIRMAKDLKKASAKNDAPIWAKLAEYALKPSIARRDLNLNRIGQLTKENDTVVFPGKVLGTGNVPHKITLFSFGISSSAASKIIEKGGKIISYSDLIEQNPTGKGVVLLG, encoded by the coding sequence ATGACTAATCAAGTAGTTATACGCATGGCAAAGGATCTGAAAAAAGCATCAGCTAAAAATGACGCTCCAATTTGGGCAAAATTAGCCGAATATGCATTAAAGCCATCCATTGCAAGAAGAGATCTTAACTTGAACAGAATCGGTCAATTAACAAAAGAAAACGACACAGTCGTATTTCCAGGAAAAGTTCTTGGAACAGGTAATGTTCCTCACAAAATTACATTATTCTCATTTGGAATCTCAAGTTCTGCTGCAAGTAAAATTATTGAAAAAGGTGGAAAAATTATAAGTTATTCAGATTTGATTGAACAAAACCCAACAGGAAAAGGAGTCGTACTACTTGGCTGA
- a CDS encoding DNA-directed RNA polymerase subunit D, whose protein sequence is MDFEDFVQDLSSLEVISKDNQKIAIKLKGVPLQYANALRRVCLNGVPVFAVDTVDIIENSSVLPDEGLAHRLGLIPLKTDLGRFNEPSKCECKSETGCSNCRVMLVLDSGDSDVTRTILSNELSSEDESIKPVSDKIPIVQLAPGQRIKVECYARLGRGIEHAKWNSANISTIIDTDKEDEKILTVESTGALNPEQIILAGVDEVSNKLGQFKETIDQIQE, encoded by the coding sequence GTGGACTTTGAAGATTTTGTTCAAGATTTGTCATCCTTAGAGGTAATTAGCAAAGATAATCAAAAAATAGCTATAAAGCTAAAAGGAGTTCCGTTACAATATGCAAATGCACTCAGACGTGTATGTCTTAATGGTGTACCAGTCTTTGCAGTTGATACAGTAGATATTATAGAAAATTCCTCAGTACTACCTGATGAAGGACTGGCACACAGACTGGGACTAATTCCATTAAAGACTGACTTGGGTAGATTTAACGAACCATCAAAATGTGAGTGTAAAAGTGAAACTGGATGTTCAAACTGCAGAGTAATGTTAGTTTTAGACTCTGGCGACTCTGATGTCACAAGAACCATCCTGTCAAACGAGTTATCTTCTGAAGATGAGTCAATTAAGCCAGTTTCAGATAAAATTCCAATTGTTCAACTTGCACCAGGTCAAAGAATCAAAGTCGAGTGTTATGCAAGACTTGGACGTGGAATAGAACACGCAAAATGGAATTCTGCAAATATTTCAACAATTATCGATACAGACAAGGAAGATGAGAAAATTCTCACAGTAGAATCTACTGGCGCACTAAATCCAGAGCAAATTATTCTTGCGGGAGTAGATGAGGTCAGTAATAAATTAGGCCAATTCAAAGAAACGATTGACCAGATTCAAGAATAA
- a CDS encoding ribosome assembly factor SBDS — MTDYTLVRYSYEGEKFEIMVKPDPALDYRLGKKKDLSAILVSDEIYTDASKGTRPTAEKLLHAFKTEDPAEIAEIILKKGDLNLTTDQRRKMIEEKKKQIVTFIAKTYVDPRTHLPHPPLRIEQAMKDGRVSIDPHKTVDEQVKDIVEKLRSIIALKSENLKLEITIPAQYASQSYAVLKSVGSLNKEEWQNNGSLKAILEIPAAARPNVIDKLGSITKGSATVEVMK; from the coding sequence ATGACAGATTACACATTGGTTAGATATTCCTATGAGGGAGAAAAATTTGAAATTATGGTAAAGCCTGACCCGGCACTTGATTACAGATTGGGTAAGAAAAAGGACCTCTCAGCAATTCTAGTTTCTGATGAAATTTACACTGATGCTAGTAAAGGCACGAGGCCTACTGCTGAAAAATTACTACACGCTTTCAAAACTGAAGACCCAGCCGAAATTGCTGAGATTATTCTCAAGAAAGGTGATCTGAATCTCACAACTGATCAAAGACGAAAGATGATTGAAGAGAAGAAAAAACAGATTGTGACCTTTATTGCCAAAACATACGTAGATCCTAGAACTCATCTGCCGCATCCACCACTCAGAATTGAGCAGGCCATGAAAGACGGTAGAGTCTCAATTGATCCTCACAAAACTGTAGATGAGCAAGTAAAGGATATCGTTGAAAAATTGCGTTCTATCATTGCTCTAAAATCTGAGAATCTGAAATTAGAAATTACAATTCCTGCACAATATGCATCTCAATCATATGCCGTTTTGAAATCAGTAGGTTCTCTAAACAAAGAAGAATGGCAAAATAACGGTTCACTAAAAGCAATACTTGAAATACCCGCTGCAGCAAGGCCAAACGTGATTGATAAATTAGGCTCTATAACCAAAGGCTCTGCTACAGTTGAGGTAATGAAATAA
- the rrp4 gene encoding exosome complex RNA-binding protein Rrp4, with the protein MDNKRKYVIPGDVVTTGPFRPEQNVELVGNKIISTTIGISEIYDDSVKVIPLTGKYIPKINDLVIGKVISHTSLSWELDINSCYVGFLPAQDVFGRDFSAHADELTSKLKSGDLVAARIANFDRTRDPLVTISDRDLGKIDTGDLVKISPSKVPRLIGKRGTMIQMIEMATDAAITIGQNGWVVVSCEAPEGLLKAKKAIEMVNEKAHVANLTDQVKEMLESKGES; encoded by the coding sequence ATGGATAATAAAAGAAAATACGTTATTCCAGGCGATGTAGTAACCACAGGACCATTTAGACCTGAACAAAATGTAGAACTTGTAGGAAATAAGATAATCTCAACTACAATTGGCATTTCTGAAATTTATGATGATTCAGTTAAAGTAATTCCCCTTACTGGAAAATACATTCCAAAAATTAATGATTTAGTTATTGGCAAAGTCATTTCTCATACATCACTGTCATGGGAACTTGACATAAATTCATGCTATGTTGGATTCTTGCCTGCACAAGATGTCTTTGGACGTGACTTTTCTGCTCATGCAGATGAACTTACATCCAAATTAAAATCAGGAGACTTGGTTGCTGCAAGAATTGCAAATTTCGATAGAACACGAGATCCACTAGTTACAATTTCTGATAGAGATTTAGGTAAAATTGATACTGGCGACTTGGTAAAAATCTCTCCAAGTAAGGTCCCACGCCTGATTGGAAAACGAGGTACCATGATCCAAATGATAGAGATGGCAACAGACGCTGCAATTACAATTGGCCAGAATGGCTGGGTAGTGGTTTCATGTGAGGCGCCCGAGGGATTATTAAAGGCTAAAAAGGCAATTGAGATGGTTAATGAAAAAGCACATGTTGCTAATTTGACTGATCAAGTGAAAGAAATGTTAGAATCAAAAGGTGAATCATAA
- the rrp41 gene encoding exosome complex exonuclease Rrp41, giving the protein MGGRDATMVLLDENGIRCDGRKVDEPRRIMIKAGGLKNADGSAYIEFGDNKILVGVFGPRDVHPKHMSNTDTGILRVRYHMEPFSVGERKNPAPSRREIEISKVIKEALEPAVMLDKFPRTAVDVFIEVLQADGGTRCAALSAASVALADAGIPMRDMVAAIAAGKVADTIVLDVNNEEDQAGQADMPIGYMPNLEKITLLQLDGVLTPEEYKKCVQVGVDGCKIVYDIQKKALQDKYFGNGGD; this is encoded by the coding sequence ATGGGCGGAAGAGACGCAACAATGGTCCTATTGGACGAGAATGGTATACGTTGTGATGGCCGTAAAGTGGACGAGCCAAGACGTATCATGATTAAAGCTGGCGGACTAAAAAATGCAGACGGTTCAGCATACATTGAATTTGGTGATAACAAAATCCTAGTTGGTGTTTTTGGTCCACGAGATGTTCATCCAAAACACATGTCAAATACTGATACAGGAATTTTACGAGTAAGGTATCATATGGAGCCTTTCTCTGTTGGAGAAAGAAAAAATCCAGCTCCTTCAAGAAGAGAGATTGAAATTTCCAAAGTAATCAAAGAAGCATTAGAGCCAGCAGTAATGTTGGATAAATTCCCAAGAACCGCAGTTGATGTTTTCATTGAAGTATTACAAGCAGATGGTGGAACTAGATGTGCTGCACTTTCAGCAGCTTCTGTTGCATTAGCCGATGCCGGAATTCCAATGAGGGATATGGTAGCAGCAATTGCTGCAGGTAAAGTTGCAGATACTATAGTTCTTGATGTTAACAACGAAGAAGACCAAGCAGGTCAGGCAGACATGCCAATTGGTTACATGCCAAATCTAGAAAAAATTACATTATTACAATTAGATGGTGTTCTTACTCCAGAAGAGTACAAGAAATGTGTTCAAGTGGGAGTAGACGGTTGCAAAATTGTTTATGATATTCAAAAGAAAGCACTACAAGACAAATACTTTGGAAACGGAGGAGATTAG